TATGAGTTCCAAAATGTATCTAAAATTGTGGTTTCCAAGATGTTAAGTGATAAAAAATGCCACTTGATTGATGTTCCAAAAGAACACGTAAACTTGTAAAGTCTTCAACTGTCGATGTTAAAACGCCGGAAATATCTGATGGTATTTTGGCACCATTTTTTTGCTGCGCAAAGTGCAAAACTCTATACAGTTGGTATAAGTTGATCAATGGAAAATGGGTTAATCAAAGTGGTTACGGAGTTGCAATACAGCATAGCATAAATGTGGTTCTTCTGGCGCGTCTAAGGATATCAAAAGATATTTTGATGCCAAGCAGCAGGAAGTACAAAAACCACCAGCAGCATTGGCGAATACGTGGCAAAAAACAGTTGTTGAACTACTTACATCACATCCAACAGTATCTATTTCGGCTGGATGTGACATCCTATGTGATGCTGCTAGCTTTATCGCAAGATCTACTCATGCTGCAAACAAGGTATATAATTACACAATATCACGACAAACAGTGTCTCGTTCTAttctgaaacaaggaaaattagcaaaacttcaatttcagaaattgtttcaaaatatggcacaagatccAGAGTGTGCAATTTCAGGAATAGTTGATTTTTGGTCTGCTAGACAAACATATCTGTTGCCATATGGTGGAATTATTGCCTGTGGACTAGATCACAATTGGAAATGGTTTACTTTTCCTCTAACtaatattaatattgataatAGTGAATCTCATACTGCGAAATTTACACACAGCTTTTTTTTTACGTGAATTTCTTGCGGAATCTACCACTTTCTCCAGTCCATTATTTGTGTGTACGGATAATGCAGCAACCATGAAGGCCGCGTTTGATGGACGGTTTGATACCGATATACAAATTCATCGATCTGGTTGTACTGAGCACAGGTTATCAACATGCGTTACCGATAGCTTCAGAGTGGGCGTGATTTTTGAACTGGACCAATTCATGTGCCAACATTCATATATCGAAACATATTACAATACACGTCAGTCAAAGGCATCACAGCTCCCGTTTTCTATACCAACAAAATCTGCAACACGGGAATGGCGATCATATTACCGGTACCGACGTTTTAATGcccatttgaaaaattactcaCATTACTGTAATGAAGATGATGAGGAATTTCTGAATCACATTCCGAGTTTTGCTCAGATTAAAGGAATGCTCTTTATACATGAGAAATTTAAAACCTTTTTTGACAAATTAGAAATTAATGGTGCTACATCTCATTTAATTTTGCTGTTATACTTCATCCTAGACTATCAGTTGTACAAATTTATTGTTGATATTGACAAAGAGACTTTCAGCAACATGGTGAAGAAATATTGTCAGAACTTTCACAGTATTATTGGGGAGAAACTTGGCCATATTGCGGCAGTTCTCTGGCAGTTACTGCTGCATTCCTCACTGGAGTTGATATTTCAGCAAAAATAGAAGACATGGTCATGTCAGTTACTCagaagaaaagtgatgtaaacaTCTCTAAATGGGCCAATGGCTGGGTTGCTTTTTCTAAGTCTGTTATTCCAACTGTTATTTCATTCCTGAGTGATTTGAATCTTTCCTCTGGATCGTCTGGTGAATGTGACGTAGCAGGAATTGTGGAACAAAAACCAAAAAGTGATTTCGACTTACTTTTTGACCCTGTACCTAAGAAAGCACTTAAATATGATGGCCCGATAAATAACAATAATCTTGAGAATGAAGTCAACCTGTTTCAAAAATTACGGCAGCCAAATTCCCACCCTATGGATTACTGGAAAAACGAACACAAATTCCCATTATTGAAAGCTGGAGCAAAAATTGTTTTGGCCGTACCGGTATCATCTGCTTCTGTAGAGCGTTTGTTCAGTGCGGCCGGGCTGTTTCTGACTAAACTTCGACAACGAATGTTACCTTCTTTGGTTATCAACTCCGTCTACATCAAATATgcatcaaaaatgaaaataaacgaAAAAGTTCAGGTCTCCAAATTAGCAGAATTGTTAGTCGATGAACAGGAAATTAATGATTTGTTGAATGATGAGGAAAGTGACTTAGAAAGACCTGACCTATAAGacctgatatttcatccaaaattttaatttttcttcagaaaaccgtatgattttcttGGAactgatggtaaaacatttggTTATgtacttcgtgtccatatatatgagcatagctctcttgttggttATATAAAATTTGTGAATGTTTCAATTGAAAAAGGATGAGATGGGACAGAAAAAAtttgtcccatggacaagcctgcatATCAAAATGGCAGTGGCCATTCGTTTTTGATTcagtattaaaaattttagcgTCTTCTTCTTGACGGCTATTACTGCTGTATTGCTTTCTGATCACTTGGAAGTCTGTTGTTTTGCGGCAAGCTTGTTTCTGCCAAATAAATGTGCCCCTGATAGGATTTTCCACTGATCGATAATGGCAATCTCGTATCTAGTGAGCCCCCTATTAACAATTTCGTGAGCATATAGTTGTGCATCATGGTTCtgtattttagaatttttatattaaaaagatTATTTTATACGACCTATCAAAACCTCCAAGTTCAATGCCAGTAGACGAAGTCGATGTATATGGAGATATAGCAGTTATCAAGGtattttaattgtttatttcaaaatatttatttaaatctaCTATTCGTTGTTTGTATTAATAAACAAATGGTGATAGTTAATTTTCTTGAACTTAATACTTGTCGATTACCATGCACCATTTTACAGTTGAAGGGATCTTTTCCTCGTTTTGATGATTGTATACGCCAATATGTTTACTGTGAGACGAAGGGATTACTGAAGACAGACAATGCGTTGTTGTCGGATGGGGCAAAAGTAAACCGATTCTCgtccaaaatatttcatttgattggcCCACTGCATATTTCGTTTCATAAACGAGATCGTTTTCGATCGAGATCTTAATACTCTATATGTATCTTTATTTTGCAGTTGGACGTGGTGGAAATTCCACGTGTGCTTATAAGGCGCAAGATGGCGTAGTGTAAACATTTTCATATGATGTTTGTAGCGCATGGGGCAACGTCTTTTATCCCTCCGCGCATTTTTGTGCAGGTCGTATCGATGATAGCGTTGATGCATGCGCTGTGAGTTTCAAATCATGAAGTAAATCTCTTATGAGTGTAactatgaaatatttcaatcaaaatttcattttgtacaGATCAACTTGAGCTATTTAATAAAGATAGGTTGACGCAAATTATACCAAATAATGCTTCAGTACGCACAACCACAATTATAGAAATACTTTTTGTTTCTGTAAATCCTTTAaacataattaatatttattttgattaaactTAGATTATAATCCATGTTTTGTTCAAAACGTGTTTTAATGGAAATTTTAATGTTGAATTGAATTAGTTGAATAAACTAAAACTTTCGTATATATTCTTGTTTTATGGTAAATAACATAGATgagcataataaaaatataaaggcTTTAACAAATATAATAAGCTAATAAATTGTATAATACAATTCTTGAAAAATAATTAGGCTTCATCTTCTTCAGTTAGCCTACTATCATTACTTTTACAAAGTACACATTGCTTTTTTCCGAAgtaataaattattgaaaaagtgCTTAATAGCGTTATTTAATTAGTTCCCCGTTTAAAACGGACGATGTATCCAATCTTTTACAGAATGACATTCTTAGCATAACGCGTCAGTAGTTGGGAGCTTCTTATTCTTTTTTGTTTCGATCTGCGATGAACAATATAAATTAGTTGCAGGAAGATAGAGGAAGTCGATTGATGTGTCAAAGTGACAAGAACTTCGTTAACAAGGATTCTTGATGGAGTTGCAACAAACTATATTGGTTGGGGGTACCTAAAAAACCAACAATCTACGCAAACATGGCTGGATGGAAACTGATTGGCAAGGAACCCTATTCGTACAAAATGGATCGATAGTTATCTCAGTAACTAGTTTTACCATATTCCCATGGATATTAGTTGGCAAATGCAGAAACAAATTTTCACGTTGTCAAACAAGTGCGTATTTATATGAAGTTAGTAAGGAATGTTAATCAATCCTACACTGCAGTTTATTGTTGTTTCAGAACTAGGCAAGGCTATAAAACCTAGATCAACACTATGTTAATTATGTTTAGCTCATTTACTATACACGCAATCGTTGTTGTAAGGGCTCTCTTATTGCTGTGTTGAAGAATGATAGCGAGAGAGAGAGGGAGGTGGGCGACATGTTTCAGTCTTTTCGAAACTTCGGACTTCACGCGACATATTGAATCAATATTTTAGCGGTGTATAGGTGTCTAACACATCTGCAGTCGACAATAATCCATACCTTAATACTATACAATGTAGAATTTATTCAATTGtcataaattattgaaatacttttatattttgatcCACACCACTATACAATTGTACATTGCACACCATATACAGGAATGGTATAatacataggttctcaaagtgctccgtacggagccccagggctccgcgagagaaacccaggggctccgcgaactcttcaaaatactgactcaaaattttgtaactgttcaaagaagcaataacagcattgataaaatctgacaacaaatagcctcgaaatatggtaaagaggcggaattaaaaaatgacattatttataagcaggagcgcagccaggttTCTTAAGAGgcaggtggttcaaaattggaatcggaaatttccgcgcaacattctttgcgattaaaaaaacggataacgagatttctgttgcgtaaaatattcaatccatgaccgatgcgagcatttaacgtgtctcatcgttactcacgtttagttcgagattactattaggattactgaaatgtaaatactattctaaaataacataaaatatgtgataaactgccaactataaataaattggaatcgtatttttgcgatcatgggatttgtcaaacttgatttgttcttttgcacttgagattatttttaagcaagatatcgccgtttaaaaaatcacaatatttgggcaaaatacgaacaattgaaatttattttattgcattcggctctgccggtagtttcagaatgaaaaaaggtacatcgcggatcgcgctcacaattgactgtgtttcgatttcgcagttactacgatgaaaacctaacataacaccaaattttatgatttacaatgtctataaaagcgttttcaatctgaggtgagtctgctgaaaacGAAACGTGTGatctttcattttaagtttcagttttaatattttagaaggcgtttttcaattaagaaatttgagttgcggatttacctctttattaattattatttttagcctttcatcgccgatgactataatatggtaacatgtttttcacattaaactcatacttccccacgagaacaaaaagcaattaacgtcgtcattgtgtaacaatacatgtatatgccgagggaaatttttgatttagggaaaataaacaccggcgtaaagatgtttaaaggttcaaaaacacgccatgctgaaaaatcggcgattgtaacaaaatgatatCGCGCTCGTTATTAGCGGCGTTTTAAGTCTTtcaatgtcaaaagggaaaagattcgccccctaatttatcaatatgttggtcaagtgtcaaatttacagctttagtatattatgtttgaaatttagatttatctatgacttgtgttaaccctattaaaaagggttcagcatttaaaataagtaaagtacttttaacttgctcaggattattaatctgaaagtaaaattttaacatttattttggggctccgcgaataatattcaacctttcaagggctccgcaacaccaaaagtttgagaacccctggtataataaataatcacaCGGTTGTCAAGCGATGGTTATTTTCAGTAGTTTGAGTATCTGAATTGCCTATTTTTCAGCGAGAACTTGCTTTCTATACGAATAAGTGCTAAATAGAGAcagaataaaagaaaaataaatcacGTTACGAAATACCTGCGTTCATCTGACTGGTTtcaatagaataatatgtatagcggtaagaaataaaaataaaaaggcaCTAACACTTCATTATAAATGTACAAAATAGTTGTCATCGTTTTGCGTGCGCcaacaatttttgaaaacacTAGATTTCATAGAAGTATTCGCTATAGAACCGCAACGCACACTTAACGGCATAATTTATGACTACTCTATTTTCTGTTAACAGCAGCACAGAACCATAGAAAGTTTTCCACAACTACAAAATTTTTCGTTTCCCTTTGGTTTCTCTCCATCTTCAGTCATTTGCAAGAAAAAATAGAATGACACAGCTATCGAAATATGGTGGAGACTGTGAATAAATCCATAGTTGATACTGAAAAGATATAACTTTAGTTAAGGAACTATAGTTGATATGGTAAAATGGGCAAAGTCAAAACTTCCCCGATAAACCATTGCATATGCATCATATTCGAACGCCTAAACTCACGTCAAAAAGCTCTTCGACTTTGCGTAGACAAAATAATTGAGTTTTCTGTGGGTTTAGTGCATTTGTTGACTAGGTTTTGTGAAAAGCTACAGCATAACAATACGATGCAATTTACTAATGAGTTATTTTAAGccatataaataatttttttgaaaaggttttATTACTACTAACCTATTTTGAACGCAGAACAGCATCACCATTGAAAAAGTACCGAATAGCAAAGCTGGAAGAATGTTTTTCAACCATATCGTCTTTTCGGGATAAAATTTCTTTGTGTCATACATATGCCTaccctaaatttaaaatggttAGGTGGTTAAATCGCTTTTAATTATACTCTGAAAGGTCTCACAACGCCCTGAAAagcaataattgttttttttctaaaacaTGAGAGAAAATAGAAAGCAATTACCAAAAAGTAAAAAGCTGGACTAAACATGTTAATGCGCAGAAAACAACTCCATTGCTTTTAAACTTATTGAAATGGTCAAATATCAATTGTTACATCCatttttgtttcactttttaCTATTTAACTTTATTAAAAGGGTTAGAATCATATTGAGTAAAATACACTTACCCATGAATATGCCAGAAGTATCCCTGCTATAATTAAAGGGGGAGAGTAGACCCCTATTCCAGTAGAGGTTTGATAAATACGAATACTGCACATCATGCCACATGTAATACAAAATGttaatctgaaaaatataaaaacaaattctaatttgaaaattgaatccTAATTCAGTACCTTAATAttttggtactctcgtagtttgtgtaccaggttatggttaggccataattttattctgattttccttattttagttctattacgggttCGGCAACTGTCTACATCCCTGCCCATGGTAATCAGTTTCtgtacacaaattgatgtaaggtaggcgaacaaaattagttacctccatattgatacacatatttctggagcgccatattTTTGAGTATGctttttgaaataacaaaaaaatcatgaataggaaacatttttatttttattaaatgttcTCCATTCTATGTTTCATATTGTTTGCCAAAGTAATTCATGATTTGGTAAAGACTCCAGAGAATCATGATTCTTCCTGTATTCacttcaataaataatatttctatACAAAAggtcatcatatatatatatatagcacacAACATTTCGATTAGAGTAGGTTTCTTTTCAAACGCTGCATCTTGACCCCTATGTTATGAAAGAGTTTTGATTAAATTTCTTGGTTTTTCGGTAACTATTACGTCTTGTGAGTGTCAGTAGGCGTGCTGTTTGGATATGAGTTAAAAATGATAATGTAAATTAGATGTGGGatttagaccaggggtctccaacacgcgTCCCGCATGCGGCCAGCAAAGCATTTTTTGCGGCTCGCATCGTGGTTGAGatttttacagaaaaaactaaaatagtatGATGGCAACTATGAGTTTTATCGTGTTATTCAACATTAAGAGTCCGGTACAACGAACtgttaaaagtaaaacaaaaattcccCCCGTTATGCCACTTTACCACgttcatattttattatacatattgtaacaattaaattgtaaattcaatCATTCCATTTCGCGTTTTTATTATgacgaaataaacaagtttcGGTCAGACAATGGAACTGTGCAGTTTTGAATCATTAGTTGATTATGGATTATATGTGCAGTTAACGCAAAACTAGATTATTATAAACTCATGTATCATTACACAGGGGGAAAAAACATGTTTATAGTGAAACAATTCGCCACGAAAAGGTAtcgcaaataaaatttttactgaTGAAACAGAGAAACTTTTCtcaaacataaacaaaacttgTGAAGATTCAATGAAAGCAAGCTTTGCCATGAGTAAGATGATTGCGCAATCGTCGCGTTCTTTCGTTGAGGGAAGCTTTATTAAAAAGTGTATTTTGAAAGcttgtgaaataattttttaacaatgagAGTTAACAAATCATCCTTTTGCACACGACTAAGGGATGAGAGTTTGCATGCTGTATAAAGACCAGCAAACAaacgcaaaataaggccaaacatcgaGTCTCTGATCGCTGCAAAACGGTGCCAAATAACAAACAGAAGTAAACGAATATGTTTCAGGTCTCGCTTAGTGTAAGATTCAAgggtaatttcaacaaatatattcagattaACTTTGTTAAATTTTGTATGACAATTTTGTATCTAATTTGCGACCCGCGTCgtcaataaatttcacaaagtggcccgcgacatattttgagttggagacccctgatTTAGATGATGATCCTGGAATTACTATAGTATTATTACTATCGTAACAAccgaaatgaaaataataataaaatattacttttcTCACTCACTTTCTTACTCTAGtgaattttgttaaattaaCAATTGTAATAAACATCCCCAGAATAAGTGAATATGTTGAATAATATTCAAGTAACTCTTCTCCCATAAAGCAGAATATAATCGACAATCCTGGGCATTGACATAAATGATGCATCTAAATCAGAATATTGGTTTGATTATTATAAAAGCCTACCCAACATAAATTACGCTCtaacaaaatgaataaactaAGACATTGTAGGTTTGATATTTCGAAGTCAAAGCGActtatataacttttgatatagattattttttgtcatattGTCATATTAGGAGgcgtgccaatttttttttaagatttattGTAATCGAAAAGGCTTAGGAAAAATACTACATATAGTTCAAGATAGcttatccaatttattacagcCTGTGTTATACGGTAAATATAAGACTTAGACACAAGATTATTTCAGATGCAATGCCAGCGATTAAACTTGGTTGCGATTTTCTGCTCGAAGGGTGATAGGTTTTATGTAATATCTTGCTAGAACTTGACATAATGAAAGTTTATTCAGCAGAAAATCATCGTTCCCTAACGGAATATAGAGTTTGATACAATCATTGTACAGCAGTATACAAGTGGTGCAAAATGATAtacgttgaatgaaaacaataaacgaTAACTATAAACAATGACAATGTTTTGTGATTTTGTTTCCACTTGGGAATATGAACATGTATCACGTAGTAAAATTATGTTTAGTTGAAGTCTTTCAATTATATTGGCATAAACTTTAACTTACCATTTGGAATATTGTGGCAAAGAGGTAAATAAATCCTTCAGCGTGTAGATATTTCTTCATAGCCAATGCCCCGGGGGCAATAAGGCTTAGACTGGTGGCAGCCGGCAATAAACATTTGAATATTGCTAGACCCATTCTCTATCCTTCATTTGAATGTGCAATTACTAATTTCTTATTATCATTCTATCAAAAACCGTTACCCTATGAAGGAGTACATGAGAGAACAGTAGGCGAATAAGATTTCGTGAAGCTAAGAACTGTGCCAAACAAGTTCTTAAATTctggaaatatatttttgaaactagAACATTTACTCGTAAAACGTGAATAAAAACAAGTTCTGTCAATCTGCAGGAAATTAGGATTTGTCTATATTAAAATAAACGTTGACAACATCATTTTGTGAACATAGGGTTGCATTTAAACTCAATTCATGATCATTAAACGCCACTATTTGACAGCTGAAGGAATGTCGAGTTCATAGGGCAAAAACGTTATATCCCAACTTGAAGCGTTATTTAATATATAGTTCATTTACATTCTTATGATCACAATTGATATTATTGTATaagaattatattatatttaaaatcatCATAATTCtaggattcaaatttttttcaataatcaaTGATCTCTCtaaaaattgtaattgttaATATATTCTATATCTTATAACCTGATCTAAAGCGCAAGTATCTAAAATCCAACACAACTCTAACTTAATAATATCTTTTTCTTGCTGTAAGTTTCGTGTTACTTGTTTacataaaaagaaaatttattgaacTAAGGTTAAACCAGTCCAATATTGATGGCTCGTATTTTTTGAAGACTTTGAATAATCTGTATATAACGTAAGTGCCAAGTCAGTTTCAAGGTAAT
The genomic region above belongs to Styela clava chromosome 13, kaStyClav1.hap1.2, whole genome shotgun sequence and contains:
- the LOC144431214 gene encoding uncharacterized protein LOC144431214; translated protein: MKTLLAVFAIFVCGCYGGDLTECESFDTIRECKVLGIENAKECASHECKWCGKNQSDKSPKELSCIEKTKYTTCKCATAVQCQSTIGHDCKKENCKWCPESDKCIMTDSGEKLSQYYWGETWPYCGSSLAVTAAFLTGVDISAKIEDMVMSVTQKKSDVNISKWANGWVAFSKSVIPTVISFLSDLNLSSGSSGECDVAGIVEQKPKSDFDLLFDPVPKKALKYDGPINNNNLENEVNLFQKLRQPNSHPMDYWKNEHKFPLLKAGAKIVLAVPVSSASVERLFSAAGLFLTKLRQRMLPSLVINSVYIKYASKMKINEKVQVSKLAELLVDEQEINDLLNDEESDLERPDL
- the LOC120332956 gene encoding protein myomaker-like, which codes for MGLAIFKCLLPAATSLSLIAPGALAMKKYLHAEGFIYLFATIFQMMHHLCQCPGLSIIFCFMGEELLEYYSTYSLILGMFITIVNLTKFTRVRKLTFCITCGMMCSIRIYQTSTGIGVYSPPLIIAGILLAYSWGRHMYDTKKFYPEKTIWLKNILPALLFGTFSMVMLFCVQNSINYGFIHSLHHISIAVSFYFFLQMTEDGEKPKGNEKFCSCGKLSMVLCCC